The following are from one region of the Jeongeupia sp. USM3 genome:
- a CDS encoding AraC family transcriptional regulator — MQIAPHFEPLPLRDGLMLTRTDAPLLQRSDLGCTGAEAELECGLNIALFLAGSADVSYGKRRLKLGTQCDDAGRIVNEAALVSVAEPEVFTRRAIDSGAERKVSLTLSREWLDESGLLDSAEHDTLRRFCACHLSVQRWRPSARQIALAESMLRPPAYAPLLERLYLESRAIELVVQTLAQVSAPATTGLRPRELRQMHALRDYLDSGAADAHSLDDLARHAGLNVNAMQQRFKQLFGHTVFDYLRRRRLLAARDALERDGVSVAEAADLAGYTSAANFATAFKRHFGITPKAARQR; from the coding sequence ATGCAAATCGCCCCCCATTTCGAGCCGCTGCCGCTGCGTGACGGCCTGATGCTGACGCGCACCGACGCGCCGCTGTTGCAGCGCAGCGACCTTGGCTGCACCGGCGCCGAGGCCGAGCTCGAATGCGGGCTGAACATCGCGCTGTTCCTCGCCGGCAGCGCCGATGTCTCGTACGGCAAGCGCCGTCTGAAGCTCGGCACGCAGTGCGACGACGCCGGCCGCATCGTCAACGAGGCCGCGCTGGTCTCGGTTGCCGAGCCGGAGGTGTTCACCCGCAGGGCGATCGACAGCGGTGCCGAGCGCAAGGTCAGCCTGACGCTGAGCCGCGAATGGCTCGACGAAAGCGGCCTGCTCGACAGCGCCGAGCACGATACCCTGCGCCGCTTCTGCGCCTGCCATCTGTCGGTGCAGCGCTGGCGTCCGTCGGCCCGGCAGATCGCGCTGGCCGAGTCGATGCTCCGGCCGCCGGCGTACGCGCCGCTGCTCGAAAGGCTGTACCTGGAAAGCCGAGCGATCGAACTCGTCGTGCAGACGCTGGCCCAGGTCTCGGCGCCGGCGACGACCGGCCTGCGGCCGCGCGAGCTGCGGCAGATGCACGCGCTGCGCGACTACCTCGACAGCGGTGCCGCCGACGCGCATTCGCTCGACGACCTCGCCCGCCACGCCGGGCTGAACGTCAACGCCATGCAGCAGCGCTTCAAGCAGCTGTTCGGCCACACGGTGTTCGACTACCTGCGCCGCCGCCGGCTGCTGGCCGCACGCGACGCGCTCGAACGCGACGGCGTCAGCGTCGCCGAAGCGGCCGATCTGGCCGGCTATACCAGTGCGGCCAACTTCGCCACCGCGTTCAAGCGCCATTTCGGCATCACGCCGAAAGCCGCGCGCCAGCGCTGA